A portion of the Drosophila sechellia strain sech25 chromosome 2R, ASM438219v1, whole genome shotgun sequence genome contains these proteins:
- the LOC6608488 gene encoding uncharacterized protein LOC6608488 isoform X2, translating into MPNNRNRNRNRNRNKRNRNQNQNQNPSQNQNENHQQQAEGAEDREEQQDFETQIAVAQSSSFVDDNGNSGSVSNGPTENSEEVTNTLEKTEKKEEIFEQPATVIQKEADSDAEMGAKNSKHRKEKSDKQASNGKAEEQVRPPPTIIRRPPGSPRQAKVIVHRIVREEDTANGKAQSPEPPKAVDPKEQHLEVEDSKEQQPEAHQEIETKEERENEPSPKELSESSHLSDDAPQKHVEVEENEPIYDEVDYSKDDSTNKIPQQEQHDPKEPQQYVLHLEKAMEFVENAHQQHVAAVQSYQKQRDTEQDAKQQEQSEAQHLQESTEAHQQHVAVPHILVDPKEKQEDDVKQEPILNNAQQQFDEIAPKAPKEIQIKVQFQTEDPLSQQPPPQKPTSKVIIHQIHLETTDEEPNVKPTFEEVSSTTGSLAGTLSPPPRYLVESPKNVSNGQFSRFSRDVQIQEMELNSDCSSGEFNSLQSPLVCEVESESEGSVALGPERSPSDQQVPSSSRVEQHEQVRQKRAQYRNALESHFLPQLLNPRYLDSILEENEWRNSTASSGGSDQTGIRTPKLNETFPKSQLDFSRRHRRREEAPTPLKLETRLLEDLTDLESCTRLQSTLSPQSEDAELVYLSSSASSSVSDLMELELEQAAALAERALVDLDTDASRLIARPDDEMSSTSTTTADRSETEAETETETEREGEQSRESTPVNANPTLTSSQSSLLSAATPTSTPTPADREQLAKDTNVSGGSTVSFGAASPLAATREEFVRNMDKVRELIEMTRREQEQGELPRSPSPPPVPPPPASVPPYSPESSSFHLASLQLKRQESNDSHCSDSTTHSQCTAINLASPPPPPTAQPPTPPLRQKPAPPPVPSPVSPPAPPTPQSEPELSVADSVANANADVDADADTDTEAIKKLRLLCTEQLASMPYGEQVLEELASVAQNIADQSQNKMPYPMPQLPHIKELQLNANESKSSSAWLGLPTQSDPKLLVCLSPGQRDLVNNQTQPDDLLDAHQKFVERRGYHELSKAQVLEQDHQQQQSEMLKTAAMMRELRKSLSPPAPPVPPPPVPLKSAETAAKATAHENAKRDDASEQKQKIAACESSSLENKPRQAADLGAQQSAEQRQSSSTTTSSHKATTETMSSDTAKFPTLDSMESELARMFPQHKGDIFEEQRKRFSNIEFPSHQPVSQTKRYSNIETSSYESKKRMENGQVVYDVSTSSHEKKEQGDPPKDQPVPPVPPPPIMSATKLNGNTFIDGDVAPKNSQPSRESGSGSGNGTYEEFRQRAKAAADAFGDQREQQNGLDQDRVFKDFDRLSQQMHAELQSTREKREKSASMYDLSGFTRPATGHPRLDELQQRRHAHMQELEREIERSAKSRQERMSSVPRQMEATPPRTHEIPIELEPRSRRAESLCNLNEPPPRPHTTVGHYNHPMAQDDWSRYANDLGYSENIARPFAREVEICYQRQNQRTPHCIRAPRLSASTNDLSSSSQYSYDTFNAYGGRRTHAPMLNQAQQQQRPHYGSCYSMIERDPNPRYISTTSRRGVSPAPPPVATPQQQQVPPPAYDRQQRRSSLPRELHEQQLKYILSKEEELKFEVERLQQERRRLMEEMQRAPVLPAPQRRESYRPAAKLPTLSEDEVFRQQMAEEWMNKVAEREERRQHKIIRISKIEDEHDHSAVDKATISDEFLDRVKERRHKLSMPADSDWESGAESQPQPAAQSQPESDVEAPPVRILEGQAEANLRQLPRHLREFAKFSTSEQLPDGAQMERHEEQERREEATDNAHSSATKKTSIVKTYKVSRLPPSVQDRATASEEANSAATGMGDRLRPRPPKQTRFLLNAQQLQQQRQRRSWSESDLLKEIDSELQLAKGFLYANVYKVKHEYMSEPETGSDRPRKMAQLGRRQYDGIGPVTNDGMPIILRSEVKEPHQHEWYKRLYQTIHKQKNGDEFVIRYKCPRARPSYKSNGYVSEPEPNYDSDYSTLRYRTQNPHRVQSVSSAVNVRNLNQDEKLYGTMPNPIKSAQNSYKNQPGRIENYTTGHSSVSEKEKKEWWDEVMDIFNGNLEQSKLSPLYTEGNLSRALAKESGYTSDSNLVFRKKEVPVSSPLSPVEQKQAYKSLQAGGEPPLLGFRKPAPEKPREILEEFEFIQITPTLTKIRVSTKELEEEVEPVRKAATPPPPPPPPPPPPPPPQQSWATSRDHKPVKMFSQLSKNLPSFIPLSKKQQLSQQDDPAPRPPHRKSSCTKSTVRVLSSASKSRHEQCFQPPNGTAPGVSTITLRKVATSSCSRREPICRSKSAGAVSTLLQTLTATKETRLTRRVQQQQQQSRLRSSSPSRRPARLLALRHSSRSPVAFGRSISKERSFAEEKKRLENTLPANRTNFEASTNILRDPSLKSPQEVREAVRSYATSRSKSLPRLRHTTVSTTTRQTMCFPQVRPQTLLDCGTRSLRKCSSKAGKGQENNGSNDSLPRSNSTFSIDSMVRQEIVPIAPPKTYVGKSRGSLSKALVPLQNSRSEGHVPRKRQSGKSTTKPPPPVTVHSYSESVREKTNFWNEYNAKQAMSLPQEYKFCPEDVCDFESHTIQQPCIEDLVWKYEGKEQRSPKQVTVTDIARPQSPQLSQERRFSPTREVRVPQISREVRSPSRRRIDSLRSKDKEQSLARASSLSSADDRKRATPAPSNGLYQCGELAHSATSLTHLERHSPSCRYRNNCERFTELNRFYSTLERVGQLERATSSSSFHPLRKDAELLDFDEWRRVRLHERAEKELQYLVGKLRDDQKQRDLHFRSKDVDSIKWRQEADQSLVAKKKSVEDLRENFEQLNLLRQQQQLQSEPVHRHWRRNTVADLACGLEHQASAEPEMERHLDNDLVSTLSKDQIKKITQQLNEIYSGNRHAPAVEEQYVVTVEKGSRPNGLKVRCNSTISKDQLLGPVQRKRDEQHLNQTLPRPTRSQSPVLVARETRGAIAAKNAELTLTKPPDVPPRPKPTPSQEVKSKPPPKAEPKVETREPAEDISQKIQYFEDRQFDEPPKTIYHAREDSSPDEAEVMRLINQNMQERQRARQLHHHQELSNSLTDLSGVFGERPAARVNFHLHSPPDRPPDDTELISFGNGSPDHGDGSLELYSDSYYRSRSLSPQSQASACSSSYLQRVYTGEVRKMRQHFESIQQSGEQSREPSNERRDFFGLSSLRRARSDPEMSAGSKDAPDTVTEAVSKEDVPRLTHKFELRAATPSPERGRRRMRSAQDRLMPHIDIISKTAALKRELPIPVRSSPTRSVSSNSHCFERLRMRYQSPEPQTQSYLSTSHPDMRDVHDISPHLSADWVAHKHPEPTKPKDLPKKPQRVVRASSTSPPRPARSQNHQLSSRLTSCMKDIFANQKFDPKKHRPKARYVPDGAENGNQKSKDNGTLERLKKTAMVTFKDVNIHFKTPIRHEHRQNLSEEELAIRQAEHMQKLYHEERRRKYLQELQDMNSRRHTDNFTPSQKSPIALNRYDDFPTDVTLKSLVGPKTVARALFNFQGQTSKELSFRKGDTIYIRRQIDANWYEGEHNAMIGLLPASYVEIVSRDGARTPSKRPSEGQARAKYNFQAQSGIELSLNKGELVTLTRRVDGNWFEGKIANRKGIFPCSYVEVLTDIGAEDIAARTTTVITSQSTTNLRPNLDVLRTNINNEFNTLTQNGAQPPNGILKETRTLHKTDALHVDTSSEPLAYRALYKYRPQNSDELELLEGDVVHVLEKCDDGWFVGTSQRTGCFGTFPGNYVERA; encoded by the exons ATGCCCAATAACCGCAATCGTaatcgcaatcgcaatcgcaaCAAACGCAATCGaaaccaaaatcaaaatcagaatccgagccaaaaccaaaacgaaaaccATCAGCAGCAGGCAGAAGGGGCGGAGGATcgggaggagcagcaggattTCGAGACTCAAATCGCAGTAGCGCAATCTTCTTCCTTCGTAGATGATAATGGAAATTCTGGCAGCGTTTCAAATGGGCCAACGGAAAACAGCGAAGAGGTGACGAACACTCTTgagaaaaccgaaaaaaaagaagaaatattCGAGCAACCAGCCACAGTCATCCAAAAAGAAGCAGATTCAGACGCAGAAATGGGTGCCAAAAATTCAAAACATCGCAAGGAAAAGTCCGATAAGCAGGCGTCTAATGGAAAAGCTGAAGAGCAGGTGCGTCCGCCTCCCACCATTATTAGAAGGCCACCCGGCAGCCCCCGGCAAGCCAAGGTCATAGTTCATCGAATTGTGAGGGAAGAGGACACGGCCAATGGTAAAGCTCAATCACCAGAGCCACCCAAAGCCGTAGATCCTAAGGAGCAGCACTTGGAGGTCGAGGATTCAAAGGAGCAGCAACCTGAAGCTCATCAGGAGATTGAAACTAAGGAAGAACGGGAAAATGAACCGAGTCCAAAGGAACTTTCTGAATCTAGTCATCTTTCGGATGACGCACCGCAGAAACATGTCGAAGTTGAAGAGAATGAACCAATTTATGATGAAGTGGACTACTCAAAGGATGATTCCACTAACAAGATTCCACAGCAAGAGCAACATGATCCAAAGGAACCGCAGCAATATGTGTTGCACCTCGAAAAGGCAATGGAATTTGTAGAAAATGCACatcagcaacatgttgctgccgtACAAAGTTATCAAAAACAAAGAGACACAGAGCAAGACGcaaagcagcaggagcaaaGTGAAGCACAGCACCTTCAGGAATCAACTGAAGCGCatcagcaacatgttgcagtACCACATATCCTTGTAGATCCCAAGGAGAAACAAGAGGATGATGTGAAACAGGAACCCATTTTGAATAACGCCCAACAGCAATTTGATGAGATTGCACCAAAAGCCCCAAAGGAAATCCAAATAAAAGTTCAATTTCAAACAGAAGATCCTCTTTCGCAGCAGCCTCCTCCACAGAAGCCCACCTCCAAGGTGATTATCCACCAGATACACCTCGAAACCACCGACGAAGAGCCAAATGTCAAGCCTACTTTCGAGGAGGTTAGCAGCACTACCGGTTCTCTGGCCGGAACTCTATCTCCACCACCCCGTTATTTGGTGGAGTCGCCGAAGAACGTGTCAAATGGCCAATTTTCGCGCTTCTCGCGCGATGTGCAAATCCAGGAGATGGAACTGAACAGCGACTGCAGCTCCGGGGAATTCAATTCCCTGCAGTCGCCGTTGGTATGCGAAGTAGAATCGGAATCAGAGGGATCGGTAGCCTTGGGACCCGAGCGATCGCCGTCGGATCAGCAGGTGCCGTCCAGCAGCCGAGTGGAGCAGCATGAGCAGGTGCGCCAGAAACGTGCCCAGTATCGGAACGCTTTGGAATCGCACTTCCTGCCGCAGTTGCTCAATCCCCGCTATCTGGACAGCATCCTGGAGGAGAATGAATGGAGAAACTCCACCGCCTCCTCTGGCGGAAGCGATCAGACGGGGATCCGCACGCCCAAGCTGAACGAGACCTTTCCCAAGAGTCAGTTGGACTTCAGCCGCAGACACAGACGGAGGGAGGAGGCCCCAACGCCTCTTAAGCTCGAAACCAGGCTGCTGGAGGATTTAACCGATCTGGAGAGCTGCACCCGACTGCAGAGCACCCTGTCTCCACAGTCCGAAGATGCAGAGCTAGTTTACCTGAGCTCCTCGGCCTCCAGCAGTGTCTCTGACCTCATGGAACTAGAACTAGAGCAGGCTGCCGCCTTGGCGGAGAGGGCCCTCGTGGACTTGGATACGGATGCCAGTCGGTTGATTGCTCGGCCGGACGATGAGATGAGCAGCACAAGTACCACCACTGCAGACAGGAGCGAGAcggaagcggaaacggaaacggagaCGGAGAGAGAGGGCGAGCAGAGTCGCGAGAGCACACCTGTTAACGCCAACCCGACGCTCACCAGTTCGCAGTCTTCGCTGCTGAGCGCCGCAACGCCGACGTCGACGCCCACTCCCGCCGATCGAGAACAATTAGcaaaagatacaaatgtatctggTGGATCGACTGTTAGTTTCGGGGCAGCATCGCCGCTAGCGGCCACGCGCGAGGAGTTCGTTCGCAATATGGACAAAGTGCGCGAGTTGATCGAGATGACGCGGCGCGAACAGGAGCAAGGTGAACTACCGCGATCGCCGTCGCCGCCGCCCGTTCCCCCGCCTCCCGCTTCCGTGCCACCCTACAGTCCCGAGTCTTCCTCGTTCCACCTAGCTTCCTTGCAGCTGAAGCGGCAGGAGTCTAACGACTCCCACTGCTCCGACAGCACCACCCACAGCCAATGCACGGCCATCAACCTGGCCAGTCCCCCACCGCCACCCACTGCTCAGCCACCCACACCGCCTCTCAGACAAAAGCCTGCACCACCACCCGTACCGTCACCCGTATCACCACCCGCACCACCCACTCCCCAATCAGAGCCAGAGCTTTCAGTTGCAGATTCGGTTGCGAATGCAAATGCGGATGTAGATGCAGATGCCGACACTGATACGGAAGCAATAAAGAAACTGCGCCTGCTGTGCACCGAGCAGTTGGCTTCCATGCCCTATGGCGAACAGGTGCTCGAGGAGTTAGCCAGTGTGGCCCAGAACATTGCCGACCAATCGCAGAACAAGATGCCCTATCCCATGCCCCAGTTGCCGCACATCAAGGAGCTGCAGTTAAACGCCAATGAAAGCAAGTCCTCCTCCGCCTGGCTGGGTCTGCCGACCCAGTCCGATCCCAAGCTATTGGTCTGCCTCTCGCCCGGCCAGAGGGATTTGGTAAATAACCAAACGCAACCGGATGACCTGCTTGATGCCCACCAGAAGTTCGTGGAGCGTCGGGGATACCATGAGTTGTCCAAGGCCCAGGTTCTCGAGCAAgaccaccagcaacagcagagtGAGATGCTCAAGACGGCGGCCATGATGCGCGAGTTGCGCAAGAGCCTCTCGCCGCCGGCGCCTCCTGTCCCTCCGCCGCCGGTACCGCTGAAGAGCGCCGAAACGGCGGCCAAGGCGACCGCTCATGAAAACGCCAAGAGAGATGACGCAAGCGAACAAAAGCAGAAGATCGCAGCATGCGAATCGTCATCGCTTGAAAATAAACCAAGGCAAGCAGCTGATCTTGGTGCTCAGCAGTCGGCAGAGCAACGCcagagcagcagcaccaccacctccagcCACAAAGCGACCACAGAGACCATGTCCAGTGACACCGCCAAGTTTCCCACGCTGGACAGCATGGAGAGTGAGCTGGCCAGGATGTTCCCCCAGCACAAGGGCGACATTTTCGAGGAGCAGCGCAAGCGGTTCTCCAACATTGAGTTCCCCAGCCACCAGCCCGTCAGCCAAACCAAGCGGTACTCCAACATCGAGACAAGCAGTTACGAGTCCAAGAAGCGAATGGAAAATGGTCAGGTAGTCTATGATGTGAGCACTTCAAGTCACGAGAAAAAGGAGCAGGGTGATCCCCCCAAGGACCAGCCCGTACCACCCGTTCCCCCGCCGCCAATTATGTCAGCAACGAAATTAAACGGTAACACTTTCATTGATGGAGACGTGGCGCCCAAAAATAGCCAGCCGTCGCGAGAGAGCGGTAGCGGCAGCGGCAACGGTACGTATGAGGAATTTCGGCAGCGTGCCAAGGCCGCCGCGGATGCTTTTGGAGATCAGCGGGAGCAGCAAAACGGGCTGGATCAAGACCGCGTGTTCAAGGACTTCGATAGGCTATCGCAGCAGATGCACGCCGAGCTGCAAAGCACCCGGGAAAAGCGGGAGAAGTCCGCTTCCATGTACGATCTCAGTGGCTTCACGCGACCCGCGACGGGTCATCCGAGATTAGATGAGCTGCAGCAGAGAAGACATGCCCACATGCAGGAGTTGGAGAGAGAAATAGAGCGGTCGGCAAAGTCGCGACAGGAGCGAATGTCCTCGGTACCGCGACAAATGGAGGCCACACCACCGCGAACTCATGAGATTCCCATTGAGCTGGAGCCACGTTCCCGACGGGCCGAGTCCCTGTGCAATCTTAATGAGCCACCACCACGTCCGCACACCACCGTGGGTCACTATAACCATCCGATGGCACAGGATGACTGGTCTAGGTATGCCAACGATTTGGGATACTCGGAGAACATAGCACGACCCTTTGCCAGGGAGGTGGAGATTTGCTATCAGCGGCAGAATCAGAGAACACCACATTGCATTAGGGCTCCCCGCCTCTCCGCCAGCACTAATGATCTGAGCAGCTCTAGTCAATATAGCTACGATACCTTCAATGCTTATGGTGGCAGAAGGACCCATGCCCCCATGCTGAACCAggcgcaacagcaacagcgtcCTCATTACGGCAGCTGTTACTCCATGATCGAGAGGGATCCCAATCCCAGGTACATAAGTACCACCTCGCGAAGAGGCGTGAgcccagcaccaccaccagttGCAACtccgcaacagcagcaggtgcCACCACCTGCCTATGATCGCCAGCAGAGGAGATCCTCGCTGCCGAGGGAATTGCATGAACAGCAGCTGAAGTACATACTATCCAAAGAGGAGGAGCTCAAGTTTGAAGTGGAGCGATTGCAGCAGGAGCGCCGTCGTCTAATGGAGGAAATGCAGAGGGCTCCGGTCTTGCCTGCTCCTCAGAGGAGGGAGAGCTACAGGCCCGCCGCCAAGCTGCCCACTCTGAGCGAGGATGAGGTATTTCGGCAGCAAATGGCCGAGGAGTGGATGAACAAGGTGGCTGAGCGGGAAGAGCGTCGTCAGCACAAGATCATACGCATATCGAAGATCGAGGATGAGCACGATCACTCCGCCGTAGACAAGGCGACCATAAGCGATGAATTCTTGGATCGGGTGAAGGAGCGGCGTCACAAGTTGTCCATGCCGGCGGACAGCGATTGGGAAAGTGGGGCAGAATCCCAACCCCAGCCAGCCGCCCAATCCCAGCCAGAATCGGATGTAGAGGCGCCACCAGTACGCATACTGGAGGGCCAGGCGGAGGCCAATCTCCGCCAGCTGCCACGGCACCTGCGGGAGTTCGCCAAGTTCTCTACCAGCGAACAGTTGCCGGATGGCGCCCAAATGGAGCGTCACGAGGAACAGGAGCGCAGGGAGGAGGCTACCGACAATGCGCACAGCAGTGCCACCAAGAAGACGAGCATCGTGAAGACGTACAAGGTTTCCAGGCTACCGCCTTCCGTCCAGG ACAGAGCCACCGCATCCGAGGAGGCGAACTCAGCGGCAACGGGAATGGGTGACCGGCTGCGACCACGCCCACCCAAGCAGACGCGCTTCCTCCTTAACgcgcagcagctgcagcagcagaggCAGCGGCGCAGCTGGTCGGAAAGCGATCTTCTCAAGGAGATCGACAGTGAACTGCAGCTGGCCAAGGGCTTCCTCTACGCGAATG TCTACAAAGTCAAGCACGAGTATATGAGCGAACCGGAGACGGGCAGCGATCGTCCCCGGAAAATGGCACAGTTAGGGCGAAGGCAGTACGACGGCATCGGTCCGGTGACCAACGATGGAATGCCCATCATCCTGAGATCG GAGGTCAAGGAGCCGCATCAGCATGAGTGGTACAAGCGTCTGTATCAGACGATACACAAGCAGAAGAACGGCG ATGAATTCGTGATTCGCTACAAGTGTCCTAGAG CCCGTCCGTCGTACAAGAGCAACGGATACGTCTCAGAGCCCGAGCCCAACTACGATTCGGATTACTCGACGTTGAGGTACCGCACCCAGAATCCGCACCGCGTTCAGTCCGTCTCCTCGGCTGTCAATGTGCGCAACCTTAATCAGGACGAGAA GTTGTATGGTACTATGCCAAATCCCATAAAATCAGCGCAAAACTCGTATAAGAATCAGCCAGGTCGCATCGAAAACTATACGACAGGTCATTCGTCTGTTTCCGAAAAGGAAAAGAAGGAA TGGTGGGACGAAGTGATGGACATCTTTAACGGG AATCTAGAACAATCGAAACTATCGCCATTGTACACTGAAGGTAACTTGTCCAG AGCTTTGGCCAAGGAATCCGGCTATACTAGCGATTCCAATCTGGTCTTCCGTAAGAAGGAGGTACCCGTAAGCAGCCCCCTTAGCCCCGTTGAACAAAAGCAGGCTTACAAGAGTCTCCAGGCAGGCGGAGAACCTCCTCTGCTCGGCTTCCGCAAACCAGCGCCCGAGAAACCCCGTG AAATTTTGGAGGAGTTCGAATTCATACAGATCACTCCCACGCTCACAAAGATTCGTGTCAGTACCAAGGAGCTGGAAGAGGAAGTGGAACCCGTGAGAAAAGCAGCAACACCGccgcctccgcctccgccgccaccaccaccacctcctcctcctcaacAATCTTGGGCAACGAGCAGGGACCATAAGCCCGTAAAGATGTTCTCCCAGCTATCGAAGAATCTGCCCTCGTTCATTCCGTTGAGCAAGAAGCAGCAATTGTCGCAACAGGATGACCCAGCCCCAAGGCCGCCCCATCGAAAGTCCAGCTGCACGAAGAGCACTGTGCGAGTCCTGAGCTCCGCCTCAAAGTCCAGGCATGAGCAGTGCTTCCAACCGCCAAATGGAACTGCCCCTGGGGTATCCACCATCACCCTGCGGAAGGTGGCCACTTCGAGTTGTTCCCGTCGTGAACCCATCTGCCGATCGAAGTCGGCGGGAGCGGTGTCCACCCTTTTGCAAACGCTTACGGCCACCAAGGAGACCCGACTCACCCGTCGggttcagcagcagcagcagcaatcgcGTTTGAGGTCCTCGAGTCCTAGTAGACGCCCCGCTCGTCTTCTGGCCCTTCGTCATTCCAGCCGAAGTCCTGTGGCCTTTGGCAGGAGCATATCGAAGGAAAGAAGCTTCGCTGAGGAGAAAAAGCGACTGGAGAACACGCTGCCAGCTAATCGCACCAACTTTGAGGCCAGTACCAATATACTAAGGGATCCCTCCTTGAAATCCCCCCAAGAGGTGAGGGAGGCAGTGCGTTCGTATGCGACGTCACGCAGCAAGTCCTTGCCACGACTTCGTCATACTACAGTGAGCACTACCACAAGGCAGACCATGTGCTTCCCGCAAGTGCGACCCCAGACTCTTTTGGATTGCGGAACTCGGTCGCTGAGGAAGTGCTCCTCGAAAGCAGGAAAAGGCCAAGAAAATAACGGATCCAATGACAGCTTGCCGAGAAGTAACTCCACCTTCTCCATTGACTCTATGGTGCGTCAGGAAATTGTGCCCATAGCACCGCCCAAGACATATGTCGGGAAGTCTAGAGGATCACTCTCTAAAGCGCTGGTTCCACTCCAGAACAGTCGAAGCGAAGGTCACGTGCCAAGAAAGCGTCAGTCTGGCAAAAGCACCACCAAACCACCGCCACCAGTGACTGTTCACTCCTACAGCGAATCAGTGAGGGAGAAGACCAACTTTTGGAACGAGTACAACGCCAAGCAGGCCATGTCCTTGCCGCAAGAGTACAAGTTCTGTCCGGAGGATGTGTGTGATTTCGAGAGTCATACGATCCAGCAACCGTGTATCGAGGACCTAGTGTGGAAATATGAGGGCAAGGAGCAGCGTTCACCGAAACAAGTCACCGTGACGGACATCGCTCGTCCCCAATCGCCACAATTGAGCCAGGAGCGTCGCTTTTCGCCCACTCGAGAGGTTCGGGTGCCCCAAATCAGCCGGGAGGTCAGATCTCCGTCTCGTCGCCGCATCGATAGCCTGCGTTCCAAGGACAAAGAACAGTCCTTGGCCAGGGCCAGCAGCCTTAGCAGCGCAGATGACCGCAAGAGGGCTACTCCAGCTCCTTCAAATGGACTTTACCAATGTGGAGAGCTGGCCCACAGTGCCACGTCATTGACTCACCTGGAACGCCATAGTCCCAGCTGTCGGTATCGTAACAATTGCGAGCGTTTCACTGAATTGAATCGCTTCTACAGCACTTTGGAGCGAGTGGGTCAGCTGGAGAGGGCCACGTCCTCCAGCAGTTTCCATCCCTTGAGAAAGGATGCTGAGCTCCTGGACTTTGATGAATGGCGCCGGGTGCGACTTCATGAACGTGCGGAAAAAGAGCTGCAATATTTAGTTGGAAAGCTACGAGATGACCAAAAGCAAAGGGATCTTCACTTTCGTTCAAAGGATGTAGACTCCATTAAGTGGCGTCAAGAGGCCGACCAATCGCTGGTTGCCAAGAAGAAGTCTGTGGAGGATCTACGCGAAAACTTTGAGCAGCTGAATCTCCtcaggcagcagcagcagctccaatCGGAGCCAGTTCATCGCCATTGGAGACGCAACACGGTGGCTGATTTGGCCTGCGGTCTGGAGCACCAGGCCTCGGCGGAACCCGAGATGGAGCGTCACTTGGACAACGACTTAGTGAGCACTTTGTCCAAGGATCAGATTAAAAAGATAACCCAGCAGCTGAACGAGATCTACTCGGGCAATCGCCATGCTCCAGCCGTCGAAGAGCAGTATGTCGTGACCGTAGAGAAGGGCTCCCGTCCAAATGGTCTGAAGGTACGTTGCAACTCCACCATCTCCAAGGATCAGCTACTGGGACCAGTTCAACGTAAGCGAGATGAACAGCACTTAAATCAGACTTTGCCTCGCCCCACTCGCAGTCAATCTCCGGTTCTGGTGGCACGAGAAACCCGTGGTGCCATTGCAGCCAAGAACGCAGAGTTGACCCTGACGAAACCGCCGGATGTGCCACCAAGACCCAAGCCCACACCAAGTCAGGAGGTTAAGAGCAAGCCACCGCCGAAGGCGGAACCAAAAGTTGAGACTCGCGAACCGGCCGAAGACATAAGCCAGAAGATACAGTACTTCGAGGATCGCCAGTTCGATGAGCCGCCCAAGACCATCTACCACGCTCGCGAAGATTCCTCGCCGGACGAAGCTGAGGTTATGCGACTTATCAATCAAAACATGCAAGAACGTCAGAGAGCCAGGCAACTTCACCACCACCAGGAGCTGAGTAACTCATTGACCGATTTGAGCGGGGTTTTTGGGGAGCGCCCTGCGGCCCGGGTAAATTTTCACTTGCACAGCCCGCCCGACCGTCCGCCCGACGATACCGAGCTTATCAGCTTTGGGAACGGGTCACCGGATCACGGAGACGGCAGTCTTGAGCTCTACTCGGACTCCTACTATCGGTCGCGCAGTCTGTCGCCCCAATCGCAGGCCTCCGCCTGCTCCAGCTCCTACTTGCAGAGGGTGTACACCGGCGAGGTGCGGAAGATGCGTCAGCACTTCGAGAGCATTCAGCAGTCCGGCGAACAGTCCCGAGAGCCATCCAATGAGCGGCGTGATTTTTTTGGGCTTAGCTCGCTGCGGAGGGCGCGCAGCGATCCCGAAATGAGTGCGGGATCCAAAGACGCCCCGGACACCGTTACGGAGGCGGTGTCGAAGGAGGACGTGCCTCGGCTAACCCACAAATTCGAGTTGAGGGCAGCCACGCCATCGCCGGAACGAGGAAGAAGGCGTATGCGTAGCGCCCAGGACCGCCTAATGCCCCACATCGATATCATCAGCAAGACAGCGGCCTTGAAGAGAGAACTACCCATTCCCGTTCGATCGAGTCCCACGAGGAGCGTTAGCAGCAACAGCCATTGCTTCGAGCGTCTGAGGATGCGCTACCAGTCACCGGAGCCGCAGACCCAGAGCTATTTGTCCACCTCGCATCCGGATATGCGGGATGTCCACGACATATCGCCCCATCTGAGTGCCGATTGGGTGGCTCACAAGCACCCAGAACCGACGAAGCCCAAGGACCTGCCCAAGAAGCCACAACGAGTGGTGAGGGCGAGCTCCACTTCTCCACCTCGACCAGCAAGATCGCAAAACCACCAGCTGAGCTCCCGGCTAACTAGCTGCATGAAGGATATATTCGCCAACCAGAAGTTCGATCCCAAAAAGCATCGTCCCAAGGCCCGATATGTTCCCGATGGTGCGGAGAATGGCAATCAGAAATCCAAGGATAATGGCACTTTAGAGCGCCTCAAGAAGACAGCCATGGTGACCTTTAAAG ACGTGAACATCCACTTCAAGACCCCCATCAGGCATGAGCATCGCCAGAACTTGTCGGAAGAGGAACTAGCCATTCGCCAAGCGGAGCACATGCAGAAGCTCTACCACGAGGAGCGCCGTCGCAAGTATCTACAGGAGCTGCAGGACATGAATTCGCGCCGCCACACGGACAACTTCACCCCGTCGCAGAAGTCGCCCATCGCCCTCAATCGCTACGATGACTTCCCCACGGACGTGACCCTCAAGTCGCTGGTGGGCCCCAAGACGGTGGCCCGGGCTCTCTTCAACTTTCAGGGACAGACCTCCAA GGAGCTATCCTTCCGCAAGGGCGACACAATCTACATCAGGCGGCAGATCGATGCCAACTGGTATGAAGGCGAGCACAATGCCATGATTGGACTGCTTCCAGCCAGCTATGTTGAG ATTGTCAGTCGAGATGGAGCCCGTACCCCATCCAAGCGGCCATCGGAGGGTCAGGCCCGTGCCAAATACAACTTCCAGGCCCAGTCGGGCATAGAGCTCTCCTTGAACAAGGGCGAATTGGTCACTTTGACGCGCCGAGTGGATGGCAACTGGTTCGAGGGCAAGATTGCCAACAGGAAGGGCATCTTCCCGTGCTCTTACGTGGAG GTACTTACTGATATTGGTGCTGAAGACATTGCGGCCAGGACAACCACCGTGATCACCAGCCAGAGCACCACGAATCTGCGGCCCAATCTCGACGTGCTGCGCACAAACATCAACAATGAGTTCAATACGCTGACGCAAAATGGAGCACAGCCACCGAACGGAATCCTTAAGGAAACGCGGACACTTCATAAGACAGACGCCCTCCATGTGGACACCAGTTCCGAGCCATTGGC ATACCGCGCACTGTACAAGTACCGGCCCCAGAACTCCGATGAACTGGAACTGCTCGAGGGAGATGTGGTCCATGTGCTGGAGAAGTGCGACGACGGATGGTTCGTGGGCACCTCGCAGAGGACCGGCTGCTTCGGCACATTCCCCGGCAACTACGTGGAACGGGCCTAG